From Danio rerio strain Tuebingen ecotype United States chromosome 2, GRCz12tu, whole genome shotgun sequence:
ACCCAGGCACAGCGGGCACCAATAGGTAACCGGTAGAAGTCATCTGTGCCGAAAACCGAGTACATATGGCTGTAGTAGCCTGGAATGACAGCGATCCTCACCAAGAAGAAGGTGAACGCCATTGCGACACCATTAAGCAGACTCGGTTTGGAAAGTTTGTGGTAGCCCAACATGTGAAAAAACCAACTGGaaagcaaaatgtgaaaatttgaTCTTGTGACTTGTGATTTATTAGACGCATTTCGACATATTACTCACCGCTGGTTCACAAAAGGGGTGGAAAATTCTGATAGCAGCCGAAAATTTGCAAAGTAAGGCAAAATCCCTTGACTCTGTAGAGGAGAAAGAGGACAAAATGACCTTTGAAAGATTGAGGAAGTAATATTACACCTGGCCAGCTGGAAACACAACTCACCAGCACATAATAGTAAGCATAGAGGGCAGCGAAATGATGAATGACAAAGTATTTCTCTCCAATTGACTCCCATGAAGTGAACATGAGCAGGAGATCTGAGACAGGAACACAGTGCATGTTAACTGTTAGTGTTTCtatgatgtaaaaataaatttatttagtaCGCATCTTAATTAGGGATGTGTAGTATtacaatatacatatacatatgctgAGTATAATTGAGGACACCCCActttgaaaatttatattttttagtcaatttctcagtgaacgtaggtaatgtattttggtgcatttgaacaaaactgatttattaaagagatacatttattaaaataatattttagaaattgaaaggtaatacaattaaattcaatcaaaatattgcaaatagaaaagttacaacctacaaaatttcaacaacatttttcaattatttggcttctcttgattttttatctttttaaatttgtatttaatatttttctataagataaatttggctgtactagtttttggaccattatcgtaagttattttgtaagatgaTAAGATAAGATGATTATTTTGTGAGAAGATTTTGTaatctccagatttggcttcagtactgacaaatgtatatgcacaaaaatattgtatagcttcctattatagaagtattttgaatttaaaagatagatttgtgagggtgtacttatatgttgagcactgtacattatatggataaaataaatagtCTATCGAgaacagtttacattttttttttttttttttacaatatttgttAGGATTGTAagcacactcaaaaaataacgCATTCGATgaactcaattaaattgagggcaggatttccatctaataaatttgtttagcaccaacaaaaacaaaactaattacacaatcaaatgcaattgagttggtccaacatgattttgatcaaataaaagtttaaatacatttttatttttatttaacttaaactcaaaggtctgataatatcatgtatGTCTATGATGTGTTGTACATTTCAAAGtttcttagttttatttgaagttatcctaaatgaATTAAAAGAGCAAtctttaagcatatttcatgatTTGCACATACAGTTGGTTGAGACTAATCTTAGAACTACTTTTAGGACAGTTATTGttcactgagcaaagcaacaaactgcatttttgctaattagaCTGCCAACAGACAAAGCATGGGTGCTTGTGCAAGGTGGTTctctcaaaactcaaagcattgcatgaaaatcttctaaatagttaaactaaagtgaagattaaactaACAAACCTTTCTATTAACTTTAGACACCAAAGATTACTtatattgtcaacatttccctctaTTAATTCAATTTCCATGCTGGGAATTACAAATCCCCCAACCAGGTAGTTGgatcaacacaattccttcatgttgtcccaacacaaaatgcttaagttaacttaatggctTAAAATTTATGTGGACTGAACATCATTTTAAACAGTTAGTTTGAGCAGGCAGGAGTaatcgttttattttttttagtgtattagtctaattgttgttttttaaagtgGTTTCAATTtcaactatatttattttattattttgtgcattttaatcaaacatttgcccaaaagtttcaaataaagtgaaaaaataatcacatactaatgaatacatttttgagaatatactttaatatagaatatatatatatatatatatatatatatatatatatatatatatatatatatatatatatatatatatatatataaaatattatatatataaaatattatattattacataataaaaatatataaactattatttgATGTAATTTCTAAAAAAAGGTGGTCTGTTTTTATATTTCATCATTAACGGGATATGATTTTTTTGACATTGCAAAAGCCCTTTTAATCATtattcacaaaaatatatatgcaatgtacaatatatattttaaagtaaaaaaaaaagtgttcatgaAATATAATGAACTaataattaaatagtttaaaaaacagaCTATACAATATACAATTTGAATACTAAATAATGTGTTTTTCTAACGTGTTCTTTTTACTTGATGTATCCATGAAATTTAGTAtatgaaatttatttaataaatgcatttaatacatgtatttatcaataaattaacaaataaattcaCTCGGTCATTACTTTTAATTAAGAattgtattcatttaaataagAAGAGAAAAAAAGCCTCATTGTAGATAAGATGCATTCAATTCATTATATGAATGaactatattttgttttaatcttTGCATTAATGAATTGATATAATGCCACATAAAGCACTCACCTGACATGAGATAGCCTGAGGTAACGGCCACATTTAGTTTCACCAGTGTGGCGTCTCCCCTGTTATCATAAATAAGAGTTTAAATAAGAAACAGTTTGTGATATCACCAACAACTTTAGACAGTAGACTGAAAAACTGGTGAGGAAACACTTTTCCCttcagttattgttgtttttgttctgtttagacttaattaacttaatttaataattggTTTAGAAACTATGTTTCCTCCAAAAATTAGTATAGAATCAGTTTTGcaagtaaaaatttaaataaaatgttaaactaaACTAGTATTTTCTTGAAAATCATCCTCAAATAATCATTGTTTTATTGACAAAAATGATACTGGCCACAGTATGTTACATTACATCTTGTGCCACCATGATGCCTGtaattcagtggttctcaatttcAGTCCTTGGGTTGCCCTGCAGGATGAGGGATCCCGAGGACTGGAATTATAAACCACTATTGTAAATAAACTTCAAATCCTCACCAGACAGGATCTTTTTGGATAGATTCGTCAAAGATGTATATGTAAAGGCAGAAAAGTCCCACAACCAAGGCGTGCACTGTAGAGACGGCCCTTGGAGAAAACATAGACCCTCCAACTTCAGACAAATTCATTACAGAAGTGCAcaacactaaataaaataaatgaatcacatGCTCTTACAGTCAAAACATTATGTTTGCCCAATCATCTTATTTTAAGTTagctggaaaaaaaacacaattcaaaaaacaaaaacaaagagttttttttttttaggacaacttttttattgttttaagttcaatccacttacatttgtaaaaactaataagctaacttaattccttcatgttgtccgaaCACAAATTGGTTGTGTGCACCcaacatttttcacagtgtagaaGATAAAGTCTGGCACCTGGAGTTCCACTCTGTCTTTTGTGTAGGGCTGAGCCTGAGAAAGCCTCCGCAGAGGTGCTGAAACACCCAAGGGCTTACTCTGTGGAAGAGCCACTGGAAGCTCAGGAAACTTCCTGCTACAACCACCAGCACCTGCGGGCTGAGAGGCTCCATGCCTGCTGAGCCCTAGAGAAAGAGAGATAAAAGCAAGACATTGACAAACATTCAGCAATAACTCTTCCACTGACACGACCCCCATCCCTCCCCTCCATCCCTTCCAATAATAACCACCCCCAACCTCACACCACTATTTCACAAATCCAAATGTTTCTTACTCCAGACCAGTTGCGAGCATAAAGCCCCCAGTCATCACCTGAGCTGCCGCAGTACCTCTCCACTGCCAAATTCCCCAGTACACAGGCGCATTTGCATATGTGCTGACACAGCTGCAACAGCCACCCAGAGGTCAGCTGACTCCAAAAACGTCTCAGATGGCTCCGTCTGTGATTTATAGGAATCACGCGTGGCTTTTTGTGGAGATCTCAGCGTCCCGTAACAAGCAGCTGATTGGGTGGCTTTAGCGCTGCGTGCACTAACTTCTATCCTGGCTGAGAGGGAGTGTGTGCATGTTACTCCCGCTATACATTCCTGCAGTGATCGAAATGAAACAGCAGGAAATCAATGCGTTCTGATCAATGTGGTATTGTTCTGGTCCACTGGGATGCGACCACTCCCCTGATTTGTCCTCATTTACCCTTGAAAAAGAAATCAAGCTTCGGTGCTTTTGGTAACTGGATAGTTGGTGGAAGTCATGCTGGCATGACCTTGTCAGATTTGAGTTCTACTGACATTTTGCATTCATGGATTTTTTGGATGCTTTTATTGTAAGGAGTGAAGATATTGGTAGAACCCAAGTGTGTTATTGATATGCGATTAACAGATATGGAAGGAGGTTGCAGAAGAGGTCAAATGGAGCGGAGACATGCACAaccttttgctttttaaaaaacctGAGTGTGTAAATGCACTAGTGTGCAATGTTATGGTGTCAATTCGTCAAATTCAATTGACAATAATGGATTTTCCATGAGCTGACAGCACATTAAATGCAGTAGATTTCTAATGCTATAGattttgtggaaaaaaatgtgGAAATATGGGTGAAATAAGGTTCTGTCAATGTTCTATTTCctgaaacaatacatttatgtaaatattaaatttatttatagcTGTACTTACATAAGTgatgataatatttttacaatcTTTAATGTTTTCAAGTTTGGGCTGGCAAATAGGTAAAACCTACTTGTAGTATAGTAGCAAAGTCTAAAGATGTAAATTAGCTGCATTATAATCtttctaaacatgtttttaaatagattttgtcATAAATATGCCTGTTTTGGACAAAACTATTGTTACACAGAATAACAGAAGGAATGTTCTGTAAATGTTGGTTAAAATGTATGATATTCAATATTTTTGCTTAGGAAAAAGCAGGGCACATTTAGATGTATGAAAAAATGGCcaacattaaaaatgtgtgtcGTGATGCCTGAAAAATCCCTTGACCTGTACGCTAAAACATAAAAAAGGCCataaaaccctgaaaaaaatgcAGTAGAAAATGTTGTCTTTCTCATTTTCAGTGTCTGATCAATCAGTCTTGCCATTTGCTTTCATTTGCAGTTAATTTTCTTTTGCGACAGCTGAATGACAAGCATTTAAGGGACTATTAAAGATGATATGCTCTCTTAGCAAGCAAATACAGCCAGTGCAATGCATGATCAGACTTACCCGTTCTGTTATAAAAGACCCATGTTGAACTGGCCATGGACTGCATTCATCAACTCAGCAGGACACGAGGATAAACACAGGGTGTAAGCAATCGGTACAGCCGCTCAGTTCACCTCAGGCAGGAACAAAAGAGACTGGCATAGAGATGCAAACACAAATCCCTTCTCTTCTTCTCTCCACTGTCCTTGTGCAGTCAGTAAGTGCTTTCTCTTGTACCGTCCAGTGTCATTTTATATCTTTGAATGAACATAATTACATAGCTGGACCACTAGATGGAGTGAGTTACCCAGTTGACTGAACATTCTCTCTGTGGAGCTCCAGACGTCATAAGCAAAGATGAGCCAAATCTTCATGACCAGTCACTGGTGAAGAAAATACAGTTGATCATCCCCTAAtaacacattacattattatacatACTAATAACATTGAGGTCTGGATAGATTAGATGGCAAACAAACAACCAGTTCTTATAATCAATGCCTTGGTGGCATTGTGCAAGAATAAAGATTCAAGTTTGAGAAAGGCTAAATTTGATGGCAAAATGCCTGGCTTAAAGTAATGGAATCAGCTTTGCTCCCAGTCATAAGTGGTGAGAATTTACTAGTAGTGGTGGTCCAAGGAGGAACAATCCACAAACTTGCATTGATGTTGGGCACCAAAGCTTTATGGATGCACAAGAGCAAAGAAAGCAGAGGATGTACCTTATGAAATGGTGCTGTTTTTGTAACATGAACTCACTCATCACTCATAGAAACTAGCACAAGTCCCAGTTCCCCAAGAGCTAGTCTTCCCGGTTGCACACCATCAGTTAGAACTCTGAAGTAAAACAAGCTGGCTAACAGTGACAATGCCTGttgaattggaaaaaaaaaagagaatagaGGATGTCgtaataaaaaatatgataatgGATGTGTATAAGTTATGTGAATGAAATAGCTAAATTGACTAAATCTCCAATGACAATTTGAACCTTTAGTGCTACGTGTTGTTGAGGCTGAAAAAAGAAGACAAGACACAAGGACAAAAGCAACAGGTAAATCTTGCTAACATTAGCTTTCTGATTGAGTATGCCTTATAACTAGGGGTTCACTAAAAGGAAAATTCCTGGCCAAAAACTgaaatgctttgtaataattgttcttttatttaataatataaagtaaaactttttacatttaacTCATTAACTTAAACTATTTGTTGGTGTGTTCTGCTGCTCTTGCATTTTAGTTGGTGCAGCATCAAATCACCCTTGTGCAGTGCAAGCCAATGAAATGAATGGGATTTTTAGTGgctgtaaaacaaaaatgtaataatgttaataatgataAGATAATTTTGGCTGCCAAAAATGTGTGGTGTGTTCTTACTTTTAACActtcaaaatgttttatattgtagCAGTCACCCAATCAGCTTACACTTACATCAGCTATTGTTCTTATTGAAGTGGATTAAAACCTATTCTGATGTAGAGGATCCTTTAGTTCCCCCAAATGTTTTTTACTAGAAACAAATCTCTTCCCAGTTCCTGTAGTGCAAACACAGCAAAATTACAGCAGCATCTTCTTCCAATAGCTTCAGGAACTGTGATAAAGTTGTATTAATCCATACTATACGTAATTTAGGTATTTATTAGATAATTAGGTATTTGTGTAGGTAAAATGTGGACTTTAGGTATAATACACTGTTAATAATTTCCctgtataatttaaaataaggGCAGCACggttgcgcagtgggtagcacaatcgcctcacagcaaaaagatcgctggttcaagtcctggctgcgTCAGTggacatttttgtgtggagtttgcatgtacacCTCatgctggtgtgggtttcctctgggtggttTCCTTCGGTTTTCCCCATAAGTCTAAATACAtgataggttaattgggtaagctaaactgtctatagtgtgaatgaatgtggatgaatgtttcccattgatgggttgcagctggaagggcatccgctgcataaatcatacgctgaataagttggtggttcattccgctgtggcgaccctagattaataaaggcactaagccgaaaagaaaatgaatgaatgaatgaatttaaagtaacttactggcagcagttcgccagtaacttactgttaatcaaTTACAGGGCAAATAGtctatttacatttacaacaccATTAATACTGCtgtatgtatttacagaattgtatgtatatctttactgtaaaatatacagtacttttcacaatgcaacttaaaaatacagtaacGTACTGCATAACTGTCCCAAAGTAAGATacagtttactgtaaaatttacaaaaatcgtgAAAGGTGTATACTATTAAGTCACCAATAAGCATTGTTCAGGGATACATAAGGTACAAACATGACCCTAGAAAAAGGACTGTGCCAGTGATCGCTATTGTACCATCTTTGTAATGGTACTAGGCTGCATACCAATCAGAATTAACATTGAAAACACCTATAATAACCATGCaaacactgcactgtaaaaaataaatctgtaaaatttacggtatttaccagcagctgtggttgccagtactttaccgttaaaaacacggtacaaaccgtaaaagtaatttctcatttttacggtaaaataccgtatttattcatttatagaggtaatatgtctgtattttaaatgaccaacatctacacatcttttcggggttgtactgtagcatttttacagttttttttttcgttgaaatcacggccattttttacagtatggtcTTTGGATTAGTGAAAGAAAGTTATCTTGTCAGAtcagtcatattttattttaaatcacacAGATGgctgtgtatatataaatgtgtgtttgtgccaGAACAGTGATTGCACCAATATGCACTGTGGGACAACGACAATCCGGCGGAGGAAAAGTGATGCCCTGAGCAGTCTTCTACTTGGAAACCACTTTATTCATGTGGGTGCAAATTGACATGCTACAGCAGCTAAACTTTTTTGCCTACCAGATACAACCCTTCAACACAATGCCTTGTTCTGCAGGTTAAAGCACACTGCCACCCTGCGCACACattgttttgaaacattttaaggGACATGAGTTTAAGGGTTTTACCTTCCTCTTCAGATTATCCAGATCTCAATAAATCTGTGGGATGTGCAGGATCAACTGAAGCCACATGACTCCTTCAGGGGTCTATTGGAGTCCAAACAGAGCACCAACTGGTCATAATGTTTTTGCTCCTTTGTGAATGTACTAGGAAAGAGTGGTTGTATGGACAAAGACGCTATTGGTGAATGAATGTTGTAGTAAGGTAAGCCCTGCCGTCTTTAATTTCCTGAACTCTCAGCTTAAACAGGATCTATTATCAGGCCTAACcaagcaaaaataaacctcaaccttGTTTAAAAATCCCTTCAGCAGTGTCTTCTTGTGTTTACTGCCATAATGGAGTAAGTTGAAGGCAGAGCGGTTAGTCCTGCCCTGCAGCTTCAGGTAATAACACCCCAACCCCTTctatatagttgttgttgttgagtcCGTCTGCATTTTGCACCTCGGGGACGAAGCAACAAGGCATTCCTGTTTGATGAACCATTCATCCCGAAGGAGTGCTGCTCATGGAAAATAAAGGGATGTTGTCTCTAAATGCGTGTTCTAATATATT
This genomic window contains:
- the si:dkey-10f21.4 gene encoding transmembrane protein 56-B-like isoform X1 → MEPLSPQVLVVVAGSFLSFQWLFHRVSPWVFQHLCGGFLRLSPTQKTEWNSRAVSTVHALVVGLFCLYIYIFDESIQKDPVWGDATLVKLNVAVTSGYLMSDLLLMFTSWESIGEKYFVIHHFAALYAYYYVLSQGILPYFANFRLLSEFSTPFVNQRWFFHMLGYHKLSKPSLLNGVAMAFTFFLVRIAVIPGYYSHMYSVFGTDDFYRLPIGARCAWVISSVSLDVMNIMWMRRIIRGCLKVLRSAWTRPAGTDMETRKKD
- the si:dkey-10f21.4 gene encoding transmembrane protein 56-B-like isoform X2, translated to MEPLSPQVLVVVAGSFLSFQWLFHRVSPWVFQHLCGGFLRLSPTQKTEWNSRGDATLVKLNVAVTSGYLMSDLLLMFTSWESIGEKYFVIHHFAALYAYYYVLSQGILPYFANFRLLSEFSTPFVNQRWFFHMLGYHKLSKPSLLNGVAMAFTFFLVRIAVIPGYYSHMYSVFGTDDFYRLPIGARCAWVISSVSLDVMNIMWMRRIIRGCLKVLRSAWTRPAGTDMETRKKD
- the si:dkey-10f21.4 gene encoding transmembrane protein 56-B-like isoform X3, encoding MAVSTVHALVVGLFCLYIYIFDESIQKDPVWGDATLVKLNVAVTSGYLMSDLLLMFTSWESIGEKYFVIHHFAALYAYYYVLSQGILPYFANFRLLSEFSTPFVNQRWFFHMLGYHKLSKPSLLNGVAMAFTFFLVRIAVIPGYYSHMYSVFGTDDFYRLPIGARCAWVISSVSLDVMNIMWMRRIIRGCLKVLRSAWTRPAGTDMETRKKD